A single window of Stigmatopora nigra isolate UIUO_SnigA chromosome 22, RoL_Snig_1.1, whole genome shotgun sequence DNA harbors:
- the LOC144215367 gene encoding adhesion G protein-coupled receptor D2-like isoform X3: protein MRQIGYQSQVWINNPSKLESKPLPLSKQYLPFSALNFPKTSREGFARVNRPFPALSSVSVCVRIQWDPEWNEVSTIFSYAARVFTNEFLLRGQGDMQGRILLALIVHGKHFPYKAYFPNDGGWHHICVTWSTSLWAIYVDGERKDMGSGSDTSRDIYADGILILGQDQDSFGGNFTEPFFGNITDLNVWNNSLETRHIRALNGCSAMNQAMLFSWNLDHLIKHPAVKEVQALLFCPAKHQEMALQSCRTLQIQSDRPQLTSLLDCSEPLAFICMSSRERYLKMKQMSDSQRSQPTAFMNHLLKHSNNSQTVIGPHSSGLSSLTEASALLDATVQALQDTRQEGLQPTDMVSLVQLLSLAADVSPQHSDATNHTKENVQELSQYFISVADSVISQDNAFKWQAIKEVVNGPMDVVKSIDRMVTSLSSGLMSESDHLTFHSPNIKLSVQQQRLQESSKGTSFCGPENEKHSNSDCITVPHQKIQDLLYKGFDKLTLVNTWYGSLRPLFNPEGNISMVPTVTDGSQRYLGTILGSSVISTTVLGDNQPISTAVHFQLRHKVQNPAGAVYDPVCAFWDYNLTPETGGWWNTKGCEVVSKQYGYTVCYCNHTTNFALLLQVYEAQPSPENKKALQVLTFIGCGVSLCGLLFTFILFIAVGVPKSDRTTVHKNLIVALSIAELLLMCSDWASANEGACFVITALLHLFFMASFSWMLVEGLLLWSKVVSVNISEDRRMKLYYVIGWGLPVLIVIVTLATTVNEYKADGHCWLNLKTGTIWSFVGPVIFVLAVNSVVLGRVVMVTVSSARRRAKMLSPSSASKMHTFDLTWAVTRPVLILLPVLGLTWLCGVLVHLSVVIAYIFSALNAFQGLYIFLVYAVYNSEVRNAIKRIKEKRKALSFTNCSQPTTFIPSQRVPIRSWGHSPLTPSSPETSETSGAPSSSSTSLVIKNESFRKESVVSFSMKQAPGSQVVQLTAFKPSGS from the exons ATGCGTCAGATCGGATATCAGTCACAGGTCTGGATCAACAACCCCTCTAAACTGGAATCCAAGCCCTTGCCCCTGTCCAAGCAGT ATTTGCCTTTCTCAGCTCTAAACTTTCCTAAAACATCCAGAGAAGGATTTGCACGTGTCAACAGGCCCTTTCCTGCTTTGTCATCGGTCAGTGTGTGCGTTCGCATTCAGTGGGACCCAGAATGGAACGAAGTGTCGACCATCTTCTCCTACGCTGCTCGTGTCTTTACCAATGAATTCCTTCTACGGGGTCAGGGTGACATGCAGGGCAGAATCCTTCTGGCTCTCATTGTTCATGGGAAACACTTTCCATACAAAGCTTATTTCCCAAACGATGGTGGATGGCATCACATCTGTGTCACGTGGAGCACAAGTCTCTGGGCTATCTATGTAGATGGGGAAAGGAAGGACATGGGATCAGGATCAGACACTTCTAGAGATATCTATGCCGATGGGATCCTTATTTTGGGTCAGGACCAGGATTCATTTGGAGGGAATTTCACAGAGCCCTTTTTTGGAAATATTACTGACTTAAATGTTTGGAATAACTCCCTGGAAACCCGCCACATTCGTGCTTTGAATGGATGTTCGGCAATGAATCAGGCAATGCTTTTCAGCTGGAACCTTGACCATCTGATCAAACACCCAGCCGTCAAGGAGGTCCAAGCCCTCTTGTTTTGTCCAG CAAAACACCAAGAGATGGCGCTGCAAAGCTGCAGAACCCTGCAGATCCAGTCAGATCGACCCCAACTCACAAGTCTGTTAGACTGTTCTGAGCCACTGGCATTTATCTGCATGAGTAGCAGAG AACGTTACTTGAAAATGAAACAGATGAGTGATTCCCAAAGATCTCAGCCGACTGCCTTTATGAATCATCTGTTGAAGCATTCCAATAACAGCCAG ACAGTAATTGGGCCACACTCATCCGGACTGAGTAGCCTGACCGAAGCATCCGCCCTGTTAGATGCGACTGTCCAAGCTCTGCAGGACACGCGGCAGGAAGGACTGCAGCCAACAGACATGGTTTCCCTGGTCCAGTTGCTGTCTTTGGCTGCTGATGTTTCCCCACAGCACTCCGATGCCACCAACCACACCAAGGAAAATGTCCAGGAACTAAGCCAGTACTTCATCAGTGTGGCAGACAGCGTCATCAGCCAGGACAATGCCTTCAAGTGGCAGGCCATCAAAGAG gtggTGAATGGACCTATGGATGTGGTGAAGAGTATTGACCGGATGGTGACCAGCTTGAGCTCTGGGTTGATGTCTGAGAGCGATCATCTTACCTTTCACAGTCCAAATATCA AGTTGTCAGTGCAGCAACAGAGACTTCAGGAATCATCTAAGGGAACAAGTTTCTGTGGACCCGAGAATGAAAAACACTCCAACTCTGACTGTATTACAGTCCCACATCAAAAGATACAAGATCTCCTTTACAAAG GATTTGATAAACTCACCTTGGTCAACACGTGGTATGGTTCTTTACGACCTCTGTTCAATCCTGAAGGGAACATTAGCATGGTTCCTACTGTCACAGATGGTAGCCAAAg GTATTTGGGTACTATCCTGGGCTCCTCTGTTATATCCACCACAGTACTGGGAGACAACCAACCCATCAGTACCGCAGTCCACTTCCAACTCCGTCACAAAGTGCAG AATCCTGCAGGTGCTGTATACGATCCAGTCTGCGCCTTCTGGGATTATAATCTCAC TCCAGAGACTGGTGGCTGGTGGAACACCAAAGGGTGTGAGGTTGTATCCAAACAATATGGCTACACTGTATGTTACTGCAATCACACAACCAATTTTGCATTGCTACTGCAGGTCTACGAAGCCCAG cccagcccagaaaacaaaaaagcttTGCAGGTGCTGACGTTCATTGGTTGTGGAGTGTCTCTGTGTGGGCTCCTCTTCACCTTCATCCTCTTCATTGCTGTGGG CGTTCCTAAATCGGATCGCACAACAGTCCACAAGAACTTAATTGTTGCTCTTAGCATTGCTGAGCTGCTTTTAATGTGCAGTGACTGGGCATCTGCCAATGAG GGTGCATGTTTTGTGATCACCGCATTGCTCCATCTCTTCTTTATGGCTTCCTTTTCCTGGATGCTGGTGGAAGGTTTGCTATTGTGGAGCAAAGTTGTTTCTGTCAACATCAGTGAAGACCGCAGAATGAAATTGTACTACGTCATTGGCTGGG gtTTGCCTGTTCTAATAGTCATTGTAACACTAGCGACTACTGTCAACGAGTACAAGGCTGATGGTCACTGCTGGCTTAATCTGAAGACTGGTACAATCTGGTCTTTTGTGGGAcctgtcatttttgttttggcg GTCAATTCAGTTGTGTTGGGCCGAGTCGTCATGGTGACGGTTTCGAGCGCTCGCCGTCGTGCTAAAATGCTCAGTCCAAGCTCCGCATCAAAAATGCACACCTTTGATCTCACATG GGCTGTAACTCGACCAGTCCTCATCCTCCTGCCTGTTCTGGGCCTAACTTGGCTATGCGGAGTGCTGGTCCACCTCTCTGTCGTCATTGCCTATATCTTCAGTGCTCTCAATGCCTTCCAA GGCCTGTACATTTTCTTAGTTTATGCTGTTTACAACAGTGAG GTGAGGAATGCAATCAAGAGGATCAAGGAAAAGAGAAAAGCATTATCTTTCACA AATTGTTCCCAGCCAACCACCTTCATACCTTCTCAGAGAGTTCCCATAAGGTCTTGGGGCCACAGCCCGCTGACTCCTTCCAGTCCTGAGACCAGTGAGACCTCTGGAGCTCCCAGTTCTAGCTCCACTTCTCTAGTGATCAAGAATG agAGTTTCAGAAAAGAAAGTGTTGTGAGTTTCTCAATGAAACAAGCACCTGGAAGCCAA GTGGTGCAACTTACAGCATTCAAACCTTCAG GTTCTTGA
- the LOC144215367 gene encoding adhesion G protein-coupled receptor D2-like isoform X2, with the protein MVVCESEPTHVGPDKVGELHGHSRLVHLSSNWALVLVNDSLDFSRAESFCRSQFSSLATLDQLEVREGALELMRQIGYQSQVWINNPSKLESKPLPLSKQYLPFSALNFPKTSREGFARVNRPFPALSSVSVCVRIQWDPEWNEVSTIFSYAARVFTNEFLLRGQGDMQGRILLALIVHGKHFPYKAYFPNDGGWHHICVTWSTSLWAIYVDGERKDMGSGSDTSRDIYADGILILGQDQDSFGGNFTEPFFGNITDLNVWNNSLETRHIRALNGCSAMNQAMLFSWNLDHLIKHPAVKEVQALLFCPAKHQEMALQSCRTLQIQSDRPQLTSLLDCSEPLAFICMSSRERYLKMKQMSDSQRSQPTAFMNHLLKHSNNSQTVIGPHSSGLSSLTEASALLDATVQALQDTRQEGLQPTDMVSLVQLLSLAADVSPQHSDATNHTKENVQELSQYFISVADSVISQDNAFKWQAIKEVVNGPMDVVKSIDRMVTSLSSGLMSESDHLTFHSPNIKLSVQQQRLQESSKGTSFCGPENEKHSNSDCITVPHQKIQDLLYKGFDKLTLVNTWYGSLRPLFNPEGNISMVPTVTDGSQRYLGTILGSSVISTTVLGDNQPISTAVHFQLRHKVQNPAGAVYDPVCAFWDYNLTPETGGWWNTKGCEVVSKQYGYTVCYCNHTTNFALLLQVYEAQPSPENKKALQVLTFIGCGVSLCGLLFTFILFIAVGVPKSDRTTVHKNLIVALSIAELLLMCSDWASANEGACFVITALLHLFFMASFSWMLVEGLLLWSKVVSVNISEDRRMKLYYVIGWGLPVLIVIVTLATTVNEYKADGHCWLNLKTGTIWSFVGPVIFVLAVNSVVLGRVVMVTVSSARRRAKMLSPSSASKMHTFDLTWAVTRPVLILLPVLGLTWLCGVLVHLSVVIAYIFSALNAFQGLYIFLVYAVYNSEVRNAIKRIKEKRKALSFTNCSQPTTFIPSQRVPIRSWGHSPLTPSSPETSETSGAPSSSSTSLVIKNESFRKESVVSFSMKQAPGSQVVQLTAFKPSGS; encoded by the exons GTTGTGTGTGAGAGTGAGCCAACACATGTTGGGCCTGACAAAGTGGGTGAGTTGCATG GGCATTCCAGATTGGTCCATTTATCCTCAAACTGGGCCTTAGTGCTGGTTAATGACTCATTAGACTTTTCCCGAGCAGAGAGCTTCTGCCGAAGTCAGTTTAGCTCCCTTGCCACCTTGGACCAATTGGAGGTTCGCGAGGGGGCATTGGAGTTGATGCGTCAGATCGGATATCAGTCACAGGTCTGGATCAACAACCCCTCTAAACTGGAATCCAAGCCCTTGCCCCTGTCCAAGCAGT ATTTGCCTTTCTCAGCTCTAAACTTTCCTAAAACATCCAGAGAAGGATTTGCACGTGTCAACAGGCCCTTTCCTGCTTTGTCATCGGTCAGTGTGTGCGTTCGCATTCAGTGGGACCCAGAATGGAACGAAGTGTCGACCATCTTCTCCTACGCTGCTCGTGTCTTTACCAATGAATTCCTTCTACGGGGTCAGGGTGACATGCAGGGCAGAATCCTTCTGGCTCTCATTGTTCATGGGAAACACTTTCCATACAAAGCTTATTTCCCAAACGATGGTGGATGGCATCACATCTGTGTCACGTGGAGCACAAGTCTCTGGGCTATCTATGTAGATGGGGAAAGGAAGGACATGGGATCAGGATCAGACACTTCTAGAGATATCTATGCCGATGGGATCCTTATTTTGGGTCAGGACCAGGATTCATTTGGAGGGAATTTCACAGAGCCCTTTTTTGGAAATATTACTGACTTAAATGTTTGGAATAACTCCCTGGAAACCCGCCACATTCGTGCTTTGAATGGATGTTCGGCAATGAATCAGGCAATGCTTTTCAGCTGGAACCTTGACCATCTGATCAAACACCCAGCCGTCAAGGAGGTCCAAGCCCTCTTGTTTTGTCCAG CAAAACACCAAGAGATGGCGCTGCAAAGCTGCAGAACCCTGCAGATCCAGTCAGATCGACCCCAACTCACAAGTCTGTTAGACTGTTCTGAGCCACTGGCATTTATCTGCATGAGTAGCAGAG AACGTTACTTGAAAATGAAACAGATGAGTGATTCCCAAAGATCTCAGCCGACTGCCTTTATGAATCATCTGTTGAAGCATTCCAATAACAGCCAG ACAGTAATTGGGCCACACTCATCCGGACTGAGTAGCCTGACCGAAGCATCCGCCCTGTTAGATGCGACTGTCCAAGCTCTGCAGGACACGCGGCAGGAAGGACTGCAGCCAACAGACATGGTTTCCCTGGTCCAGTTGCTGTCTTTGGCTGCTGATGTTTCCCCACAGCACTCCGATGCCACCAACCACACCAAGGAAAATGTCCAGGAACTAAGCCAGTACTTCATCAGTGTGGCAGACAGCGTCATCAGCCAGGACAATGCCTTCAAGTGGCAGGCCATCAAAGAG gtggTGAATGGACCTATGGATGTGGTGAAGAGTATTGACCGGATGGTGACCAGCTTGAGCTCTGGGTTGATGTCTGAGAGCGATCATCTTACCTTTCACAGTCCAAATATCA AGTTGTCAGTGCAGCAACAGAGACTTCAGGAATCATCTAAGGGAACAAGTTTCTGTGGACCCGAGAATGAAAAACACTCCAACTCTGACTGTATTACAGTCCCACATCAAAAGATACAAGATCTCCTTTACAAAG GATTTGATAAACTCACCTTGGTCAACACGTGGTATGGTTCTTTACGACCTCTGTTCAATCCTGAAGGGAACATTAGCATGGTTCCTACTGTCACAGATGGTAGCCAAAg GTATTTGGGTACTATCCTGGGCTCCTCTGTTATATCCACCACAGTACTGGGAGACAACCAACCCATCAGTACCGCAGTCCACTTCCAACTCCGTCACAAAGTGCAG AATCCTGCAGGTGCTGTATACGATCCAGTCTGCGCCTTCTGGGATTATAATCTCAC TCCAGAGACTGGTGGCTGGTGGAACACCAAAGGGTGTGAGGTTGTATCCAAACAATATGGCTACACTGTATGTTACTGCAATCACACAACCAATTTTGCATTGCTACTGCAGGTCTACGAAGCCCAG cccagcccagaaaacaaaaaagcttTGCAGGTGCTGACGTTCATTGGTTGTGGAGTGTCTCTGTGTGGGCTCCTCTTCACCTTCATCCTCTTCATTGCTGTGGG CGTTCCTAAATCGGATCGCACAACAGTCCACAAGAACTTAATTGTTGCTCTTAGCATTGCTGAGCTGCTTTTAATGTGCAGTGACTGGGCATCTGCCAATGAG GGTGCATGTTTTGTGATCACCGCATTGCTCCATCTCTTCTTTATGGCTTCCTTTTCCTGGATGCTGGTGGAAGGTTTGCTATTGTGGAGCAAAGTTGTTTCTGTCAACATCAGTGAAGACCGCAGAATGAAATTGTACTACGTCATTGGCTGGG gtTTGCCTGTTCTAATAGTCATTGTAACACTAGCGACTACTGTCAACGAGTACAAGGCTGATGGTCACTGCTGGCTTAATCTGAAGACTGGTACAATCTGGTCTTTTGTGGGAcctgtcatttttgttttggcg GTCAATTCAGTTGTGTTGGGCCGAGTCGTCATGGTGACGGTTTCGAGCGCTCGCCGTCGTGCTAAAATGCTCAGTCCAAGCTCCGCATCAAAAATGCACACCTTTGATCTCACATG GGCTGTAACTCGACCAGTCCTCATCCTCCTGCCTGTTCTGGGCCTAACTTGGCTATGCGGAGTGCTGGTCCACCTCTCTGTCGTCATTGCCTATATCTTCAGTGCTCTCAATGCCTTCCAA GGCCTGTACATTTTCTTAGTTTATGCTGTTTACAACAGTGAG GTGAGGAATGCAATCAAGAGGATCAAGGAAAAGAGAAAAGCATTATCTTTCACA AATTGTTCCCAGCCAACCACCTTCATACCTTCTCAGAGAGTTCCCATAAGGTCTTGGGGCCACAGCCCGCTGACTCCTTCCAGTCCTGAGACCAGTGAGACCTCTGGAGCTCCCAGTTCTAGCTCCACTTCTCTAGTGATCAAGAATG agAGTTTCAGAAAAGAAAGTGTTGTGAGTTTCTCAATGAAACAAGCACCTGGAAGCCAA GTGGTGCAACTTACAGCATTCAAACCTTCAG GTTCTTGA
- the LOC144215367 gene encoding adhesion G protein-coupled receptor D2-like isoform X1 has protein sequence MTGALHAGLILFSVVVVCESEPTHVGPDKVGELHGHSRLVHLSSNWALVLVNDSLDFSRAESFCRSQFSSLATLDQLEVREGALELMRQIGYQSQVWINNPSKLESKPLPLSKQYLPFSALNFPKTSREGFARVNRPFPALSSVSVCVRIQWDPEWNEVSTIFSYAARVFTNEFLLRGQGDMQGRILLALIVHGKHFPYKAYFPNDGGWHHICVTWSTSLWAIYVDGERKDMGSGSDTSRDIYADGILILGQDQDSFGGNFTEPFFGNITDLNVWNNSLETRHIRALNGCSAMNQAMLFSWNLDHLIKHPAVKEVQALLFCPAKHQEMALQSCRTLQIQSDRPQLTSLLDCSEPLAFICMSSRERYLKMKQMSDSQRSQPTAFMNHLLKHSNNSQTVIGPHSSGLSSLTEASALLDATVQALQDTRQEGLQPTDMVSLVQLLSLAADVSPQHSDATNHTKENVQELSQYFISVADSVISQDNAFKWQAIKEVVNGPMDVVKSIDRMVTSLSSGLMSESDHLTFHSPNIKLSVQQQRLQESSKGTSFCGPENEKHSNSDCITVPHQKIQDLLYKGFDKLTLVNTWYGSLRPLFNPEGNISMVPTVTDGSQRYLGTILGSSVISTTVLGDNQPISTAVHFQLRHKVQNPAGAVYDPVCAFWDYNLTPETGGWWNTKGCEVVSKQYGYTVCYCNHTTNFALLLQVYEAQPSPENKKALQVLTFIGCGVSLCGLLFTFILFIAVGVPKSDRTTVHKNLIVALSIAELLLMCSDWASANEGACFVITALLHLFFMASFSWMLVEGLLLWSKVVSVNISEDRRMKLYYVIGWGLPVLIVIVTLATTVNEYKADGHCWLNLKTGTIWSFVGPVIFVLAVNSVVLGRVVMVTVSSARRRAKMLSPSSASKMHTFDLTWAVTRPVLILLPVLGLTWLCGVLVHLSVVIAYIFSALNAFQGLYIFLVYAVYNSEVRNAIKRIKEKRKALSFTNCSQPTTFIPSQRVPIRSWGHSPLTPSSPETSETSGAPSSSSTSLVIKNESFRKESVVSFSMKQAPGSQVVQLTAFKPSGS, from the exons ATGACtggagccttgcatgctggacTAATATTGTTTTCTGTTGTG GTTGTGTGTGAGAGTGAGCCAACACATGTTGGGCCTGACAAAGTGGGTGAGTTGCATG GGCATTCCAGATTGGTCCATTTATCCTCAAACTGGGCCTTAGTGCTGGTTAATGACTCATTAGACTTTTCCCGAGCAGAGAGCTTCTGCCGAAGTCAGTTTAGCTCCCTTGCCACCTTGGACCAATTGGAGGTTCGCGAGGGGGCATTGGAGTTGATGCGTCAGATCGGATATCAGTCACAGGTCTGGATCAACAACCCCTCTAAACTGGAATCCAAGCCCTTGCCCCTGTCCAAGCAGT ATTTGCCTTTCTCAGCTCTAAACTTTCCTAAAACATCCAGAGAAGGATTTGCACGTGTCAACAGGCCCTTTCCTGCTTTGTCATCGGTCAGTGTGTGCGTTCGCATTCAGTGGGACCCAGAATGGAACGAAGTGTCGACCATCTTCTCCTACGCTGCTCGTGTCTTTACCAATGAATTCCTTCTACGGGGTCAGGGTGACATGCAGGGCAGAATCCTTCTGGCTCTCATTGTTCATGGGAAACACTTTCCATACAAAGCTTATTTCCCAAACGATGGTGGATGGCATCACATCTGTGTCACGTGGAGCACAAGTCTCTGGGCTATCTATGTAGATGGGGAAAGGAAGGACATGGGATCAGGATCAGACACTTCTAGAGATATCTATGCCGATGGGATCCTTATTTTGGGTCAGGACCAGGATTCATTTGGAGGGAATTTCACAGAGCCCTTTTTTGGAAATATTACTGACTTAAATGTTTGGAATAACTCCCTGGAAACCCGCCACATTCGTGCTTTGAATGGATGTTCGGCAATGAATCAGGCAATGCTTTTCAGCTGGAACCTTGACCATCTGATCAAACACCCAGCCGTCAAGGAGGTCCAAGCCCTCTTGTTTTGTCCAG CAAAACACCAAGAGATGGCGCTGCAAAGCTGCAGAACCCTGCAGATCCAGTCAGATCGACCCCAACTCACAAGTCTGTTAGACTGTTCTGAGCCACTGGCATTTATCTGCATGAGTAGCAGAG AACGTTACTTGAAAATGAAACAGATGAGTGATTCCCAAAGATCTCAGCCGACTGCCTTTATGAATCATCTGTTGAAGCATTCCAATAACAGCCAG ACAGTAATTGGGCCACACTCATCCGGACTGAGTAGCCTGACCGAAGCATCCGCCCTGTTAGATGCGACTGTCCAAGCTCTGCAGGACACGCGGCAGGAAGGACTGCAGCCAACAGACATGGTTTCCCTGGTCCAGTTGCTGTCTTTGGCTGCTGATGTTTCCCCACAGCACTCCGATGCCACCAACCACACCAAGGAAAATGTCCAGGAACTAAGCCAGTACTTCATCAGTGTGGCAGACAGCGTCATCAGCCAGGACAATGCCTTCAAGTGGCAGGCCATCAAAGAG gtggTGAATGGACCTATGGATGTGGTGAAGAGTATTGACCGGATGGTGACCAGCTTGAGCTCTGGGTTGATGTCTGAGAGCGATCATCTTACCTTTCACAGTCCAAATATCA AGTTGTCAGTGCAGCAACAGAGACTTCAGGAATCATCTAAGGGAACAAGTTTCTGTGGACCCGAGAATGAAAAACACTCCAACTCTGACTGTATTACAGTCCCACATCAAAAGATACAAGATCTCCTTTACAAAG GATTTGATAAACTCACCTTGGTCAACACGTGGTATGGTTCTTTACGACCTCTGTTCAATCCTGAAGGGAACATTAGCATGGTTCCTACTGTCACAGATGGTAGCCAAAg GTATTTGGGTACTATCCTGGGCTCCTCTGTTATATCCACCACAGTACTGGGAGACAACCAACCCATCAGTACCGCAGTCCACTTCCAACTCCGTCACAAAGTGCAG AATCCTGCAGGTGCTGTATACGATCCAGTCTGCGCCTTCTGGGATTATAATCTCAC TCCAGAGACTGGTGGCTGGTGGAACACCAAAGGGTGTGAGGTTGTATCCAAACAATATGGCTACACTGTATGTTACTGCAATCACACAACCAATTTTGCATTGCTACTGCAGGTCTACGAAGCCCAG cccagcccagaaaacaaaaaagcttTGCAGGTGCTGACGTTCATTGGTTGTGGAGTGTCTCTGTGTGGGCTCCTCTTCACCTTCATCCTCTTCATTGCTGTGGG CGTTCCTAAATCGGATCGCACAACAGTCCACAAGAACTTAATTGTTGCTCTTAGCATTGCTGAGCTGCTTTTAATGTGCAGTGACTGGGCATCTGCCAATGAG GGTGCATGTTTTGTGATCACCGCATTGCTCCATCTCTTCTTTATGGCTTCCTTTTCCTGGATGCTGGTGGAAGGTTTGCTATTGTGGAGCAAAGTTGTTTCTGTCAACATCAGTGAAGACCGCAGAATGAAATTGTACTACGTCATTGGCTGGG gtTTGCCTGTTCTAATAGTCATTGTAACACTAGCGACTACTGTCAACGAGTACAAGGCTGATGGTCACTGCTGGCTTAATCTGAAGACTGGTACAATCTGGTCTTTTGTGGGAcctgtcatttttgttttggcg GTCAATTCAGTTGTGTTGGGCCGAGTCGTCATGGTGACGGTTTCGAGCGCTCGCCGTCGTGCTAAAATGCTCAGTCCAAGCTCCGCATCAAAAATGCACACCTTTGATCTCACATG GGCTGTAACTCGACCAGTCCTCATCCTCCTGCCTGTTCTGGGCCTAACTTGGCTATGCGGAGTGCTGGTCCACCTCTCTGTCGTCATTGCCTATATCTTCAGTGCTCTCAATGCCTTCCAA GGCCTGTACATTTTCTTAGTTTATGCTGTTTACAACAGTGAG GTGAGGAATGCAATCAAGAGGATCAAGGAAAAGAGAAAAGCATTATCTTTCACA AATTGTTCCCAGCCAACCACCTTCATACCTTCTCAGAGAGTTCCCATAAGGTCTTGGGGCCACAGCCCGCTGACTCCTTCCAGTCCTGAGACCAGTGAGACCTCTGGAGCTCCCAGTTCTAGCTCCACTTCTCTAGTGATCAAGAATG agAGTTTCAGAAAAGAAAGTGTTGTGAGTTTCTCAATGAAACAAGCACCTGGAAGCCAA GTGGTGCAACTTACAGCATTCAAACCTTCAG GTTCTTGA